From Lolium perenne isolate Kyuss_39 chromosome 5, Kyuss_2.0, whole genome shotgun sequence, a single genomic window includes:
- the LOC139831741 gene encoding uncharacterized protein, translating to MGWQPGLEDDKVSWSLDASGAYTTSSVYLALAQGATVTCFKDAWRTRVPPKIRVFLWQLIRGRLPSAEQVAKRHGPSDGRCALCQEIEDCNHIFFSCPIAKLMWAGVRELLHHDRNPTGPGEFIAIAQGLYGPLRRLVWFTFAAMCWTLWNTRNKLVFEGKMIGNPADVFYHMLIHMQSWRVLVRQRDRAMLDAAVDDVGRLYARLRAE from the coding sequence ATGGGTTGGCAACCGGGTCTTGAGGATGACAAGGTGTCCTGGTCCCTTGACGCTTCAGGGGCCTACACCACCAGTTCAGTCTATCTTGCACTGGCGCAGGGAGCGACGGTCACTTGTTTCAAAGACGCTTGGCGCACCAGGGTTCCCCCTAAGATTCGGGTGTTTCTTTGGCAACTCATCCGTGGTAGGTTACCTTCTGCCGAGCAAGTTGCCAAGCGCCACGGACCCTCGGACGGGAGGTGCGCTCTGTGCCAGGAGATTGAAGATTGCAATCACATCTTCTTCTCCTGCCCCATCGCCAAACTCATGTGGGCTGGGGTTAGGGAACTCCTCCATCATGATCGGAACCCCACGGGACCGGGGGAGTTCATTGCAATCGCCCAGGGGCTTTACGGCCCCCTTCGTAGGCTAGTTTGGTTCACGTTTGCTGCCATGTGTTGGACTCTTTGGAACACGCGCAACAAACTAGTCTTTGAAGGAAAGATGATCGGGAACCCAGCTGATGTTTTCTATCATATGCTCATTCATATGCAGTcctggagggttctggtcagacaGAGGGACCGGGCGATGCTGGACGCGGCGGTGGACGACGTCGGGAGGCTCTATGCGCGACTACGGGCTGAGTAG